GCCAGACGGAAGGACCAACCCTGAGGTCCCTCCTGCACAGCCGGATACCCTTGGGTGCAGCCAAAATACACCAAACAGGCAAACTGGCGAGTTTGGATTGAGGAGGACCGATCAGGCTGCCGATAACAACAATGATCGACTCCGCGGGATAGGCTATGCTAGAAGACTGATAGAACTTGACGAACGAGGTAAGGTGAAGGTACTAGAGGTTCTGGCAAACCTGAAGGGAGTGAGAGGAAAATGGGGAGCGTGGCAGTCCGAGAGCGAAGCATGGCTGACTCTTGGGGCAATCCCGCTTGGCCGACATTTTCTCTCACGTTAGGATGCCATCAGAGACCGACGCGTCAGTGGGGCCAGACCTCGGATCGCCTCGCCTCACACGCCGTCCTGCCAGAGTGGCAAGAGAAAGTCTTGACCTCTGGCTCCTCATTTCGGGAATGCGGTAAGTTTTTGGGAAGGGATTCCGGTCCCCAACGGCAGTGACGCACGGACAGGGACCGCACAACGCCGGTCAAGCCGGCAAGGTGGGTTGACTATGAAGACTGTATTTACCACGGGAGAAGCTGCGAAAATCTGCAAAGTGTCCCAGCAAACGATCATCCGCTGCTTCGACAGCGGCCAGCTCAAGGGCTTCCGCGTGCCCGGTTCCAAGTTCCGGCGGATTCCCCGCGAAGCTCTGTACAAGTTCATGAAGGACCACGGCATCCCGACCGATGCCCTCGAAAGCGGCAAGCGCAAGGTCCTGCTGGTGGATGACGAGCCGGACCTGGTGGCGACCATCAGCCAGGCTTTGCAAGAGGATGGCCGCTTTGAGGTCCGCATCGCCTCCAACGGCTTCGATGCCGGCATGATGGTCAAGGAATATCACCCCGACATCATCATCCTGGACGTGATGCTGCCGGACATCAACGGACGGGAAGTCTGCCACCGCGTCCGCTCCGACCCCAACATGGAAGATGTGCGCATCATTTGCATCTCCGGCATGATTGAAGAGGACAAGGTCCAGGAGCTGAAACTGGCGGGTGCGGATGACTTCCTCGCCAAGCCGTTTGATATTGACGTCCTGATTGAGAAGATGTGCGCTCAGCTCGGAATGGAGTCGAACATGCTGGTGTGACCTTGTCTGCAAGGTGGGGAAAGCCGCAGGAGATGTACCGCTTCTGGATTCTCCTGCGGTAGCAGGCCTGAAAATGAACCTGCTCGCCCAATGGAACCTGTAGAGAACCAGTGGCTCCAAGGAAGGAGTGCCGCGTGCCTGGGATGGCGGTCGGGATGGCGGCAGCCAATCTCCCTTGGCTGTGCCCTCGAACCGACAATTTGATCGCTCTGGCGGACAAGCCGGAGACGCTTCCCCAGCGAGCTAAGCTGGACCCGGCCCTCGCCCTGCTTCTACTGCGCCTTGCTCCCAGCCTCTCGTTTCCGCAAAATTGGACCGTGGCTGAACTCGCTTCCCCGCGCTTGCCGGCTTGGGTTCTCGCTTACCTCCAGCGGCCAGCATGTGGCGTTCTCCCCTGGTCCAGCCATGCTTGGCAACGCCTGTGGCAATGGGCCTGTCAAGCGGCCCGACAGGCTGCGGCGGCGGCACGTCAATCCCGGCGGGTGTCTCCCTCCCAAGCCTATTTCGCGGCCCTCTTGGCGCCTTTGGGCTGGTATGCCGTCGCGGCCATTGACCCGCTGGCTCTCGGCGATGTCCTTCATGACCCGCAAGCCCAGCATGCTCCGCGGACTCGGCAACAGGCCACGTGGGGACTGGATCATGCCGCCATCGCCCGGCGTTTGGCCCTCCGCTGGAATCTACCTCCCTGGCTCTCCGAGATCGTGGGGAAACTCCACCTGCCCTCTTCCCTCGCCTCCCAATTCGCGGAGAATGGCGAGGTGCCGCCGCTGGTTCCTCTCGTGCAGTGGGCCTGGCGGGAAGTGGAACGGGCCGACCCTGCCGCCGCGGCGCTGGGTTTGACGCCGGAAACCGATACGGAGGTCCTGACCGTCACTTCTTCATCTGCGGATGGACCCCCCTTCGCTCCGAAGGCTCTGGCGGAGGGCGCTCCCCGGCTTTCAGACCCTGATGACGGTAAATCGTCACAATCCGAGAATCCTGCATGTCTGACCGCTGGCAGTACCGCCGATGACCCTTACCAAGTACCCCTTCTCTTGCCCTTGCTGCGGCAAGCGTTGGGCCACCGGCAGCAGCAGGGCGCGACGGTCATCGCCCGGTTCGAGAACGAGGTCGATCAACTCCACGCGGCATTGGAACGCGCCGGCCGCCAAGCAGCCTCCCAGCTCCAGCAAGCCAAATTGGCGGCCTTGGCAGAGTTCGCCGCAGGTGCAGCCCATGAGATCAACAACCCCCTGGCGATTATCACCGCGCAAGTCCAGAACTTGCTCCGCAAGGAGACAGACACTCAGCGCCGCGAAGCCTTCCAGGTCATCCTGAAGCAGTCCCAGCGTATTGCCGACCTGCTCAAGGACGTCATGACTTTTGCCCGTCCGCCGCGCCCGCAACGTAGCCCCGTCCCCTTGACCGAACTGCTTTTGGCTTTGCGGCGGGAACTGCATGAAGTGCTCCAGACCTCGCAGGTCCGCCTGGAAATCCAGGCCGATGATCCCGCATTGTGGTTGAACATTGACATTAAGCAGGTGCTGCAAGGCCTCGGGGCGGTTTTGCGTAATGCGGTCGAAGCTGCGGCGGCAGGGGGCTGGGTGCGGCTCCGCGTCGAAGCGACTCCGGCTTGGCTTCACATCCTCGTGGAGGATAGCGGGCCAGGGCTTTCGCCCGCCGCGGCAGAGCATGCTTTTGACCCCTTCTACTCTGGACGCGAAGCCGGGCGCGGGCGCGGCCTGGGACTGCCCCTCGCTTGGAGACTATTGCAGCAAAATGAGGGCAATCTCCGCTACGAACCCCTCCCAGAAACACCGGGTCGCTTCCGCATTTCCCTGCCGCGTTGTGTCGATCCGCCGGCTCTCCTGCGCCAATCGGCTTAGAATGTACATTCCCTGATCCCTCCGTCAAACTCGCTTTTCCCGCAAATCCCTCGGATGGGAAAGTGTGCCAGAAATCCAACACCTGGTGCGTTTCCTGGATTCTCGTTATCGTTAATGGGCAATCGGTTTCCCTCTTCTCGTAGGTGGGCAGCGATGGCCTGGCCTGGGCACCGGTGGCTGTTCCATGTCACGGAGCTGATCACTCCCAACCGCTGCTGGGTTTGCTTGGCTGGAGAGGCAGAAGGCGGCCCGATCCGGCACGGGCTTTGCTTCTCATGCTGGAAAGAGGTGGCCTCGGACCCTCATCATCGGTGTCGCCGGTGTGCCGCCACGATTGGTGCCTTCACCGAGGGGGATCAAGCATGTCCCACCTGCCGTGCGAAGGACTTGCACCTCGATAGCACAGTGCGCTTGGGGCCTTATGAAGGACTTTTGCGGGATGTCATTCTGATGATGAAGACGCCGATGGGCGAGGGACTCGCGGAGCAGATGGGACATCTTCTGGCCGAGGTCAAAGGCGAGGAGTTGCGTTTGAAATCGTTACATTTGGTGACATGTGTGCCGATGTACTGGTATCGGCGGTGGCAGCGTGGCCACAATCAGGCCGACCGCTTGGCCCGGTGCCTGTCTCAAAGCCTGCATCTTCCGTATGTTCCGCATCTTCTGCGCCGCCGGTACGGAGCGGCTCAGGAGGTGCAACCCTCCGCCTCGGCGCGCTGGCAGAATGTGCGGCAGGCTTTTTCCCTGCGAGCCGGTGCAAACTTGAAGGGGCAGCGCATTCTGGTGGTGGACGACGTCATGACGACCGGGGCGACACTCTCCGCCATCGCCCAATGTCTCCGCCGAGCTGGTGCCGAGGAGGTCCATGCGGCAATCCTGGCGCGGGCTTGAAAGGGTACGGCCGGGAGGTGGCATGCCGAATGGAGAGAAAATAGGAGGGAAGCCGAAAACACCGGTCGTTTCTGTCGATACCGCCCGATTTGCTGCAAGGATGGCAGTTTGATCGGGGGATAGTGGTTGTGGCATTCGATGAAACAGCACAGGGGCAGGCACTCCGTGGGGGCGGAGTTCTGCCCCACAACATGGGGGAACCTGACATGCTGCGCCTGCTGAGTTCGATTGTGGTGACGGTGGGGGTGATCACGCCTGTATGGGCCGGTGGAGCTGCCGATCTGTTTAGCGAACGGGTCAAAGATTTCGGCGCTTCACCGCGAGGCGTTTTGCTGGTGCATTATTTTCGCTTCACGAACACGACAGGCCAGCCGCTGGTTTTGGGCACTCCGCGGGTTTCCTGCGGTTGTGTTTCCGTCGCACTCAGCAACCAGCGGGTTGGTCCCGGCGAAACGGCTGCGGTGATTGCCTATATGGATACCCGTAAGATTCCCACACCCAATACCATCAAGAGCGTAACCATCTACGTTCCCTTCCTGAGTCCAACTGTCGAAGAGGTGACACTGCGCGTGCAGACCATCGCACGGGATGACCTGAGTATCACACCAGACACCATCGATTTCGGCACGCTCCCCAGCGGACAAGGAGGACGGCGCACCGCGACCATCACCTTCCAAGGCGATGCCAATTGGCAGATCACGTCGGTAGCGAGCACGGGAGGCTATGTCCAGGCTGAGTTGTCTCCCCCGCAGCGCCAAGGCCACCGCGTCAGTTACACTCTCACTACTATCTTGAGCAAGGATTGCCCGCCGGGGAACTGGATTTGCGAGCTGATCCTGCGGACGAATCACCCCGGCACGCCGCACCTGCGACTTCCTGTCACGGTGGTGGTGACGCCTCCGGTGGTCGTTGCCCGGCCTCAAACGGTGACCTTCGAGCGCCTATCAGTAGGCCAGACTGCCGAACAACGCCTGACGCTGGAGGCCGATCGTCCCTTCCGCATCCTTCGGGTCCGCGGTGCGGATGAGCAAGTGCAGGTCACCCTCGATGCCGACCGGCAAAGCCAATCCCATGCGATCTCCATCACGGTGCGCCCTCAAGGCCCCCAACCTCTGCACCGGACGTTGGAGTTTCACACCGATAACCCCAAGCAACCGATCATTCCCGTTATTGTCCGCGCTCCCAACATCGCGCCCTAAGGTTCCGCCTTTGCAAAGGTTGGTCCGACCAACGGCATCACTCCATGCTGCTCCCACCTCTCTCAGTTTTGGCAGGGCTGCGATAAAACCCGCAGCCATCTTTCCACTGCCCATCCCTCTGTAAGCCGATTGCTTATCCCCTCAACCTTCTGCTGTTTCTGGACACCAAGAGACTTTGGGCGTGCTGGGTCCAAGTCTGCGTTGGTACCCCAGTGACACCACCGCGCCATGTCCCTTGGGCCTTTCGTTGATAAGATGTAGGTGCTAGAGAGAAATCGAGAGGTCGAGGTGTTATGAGAGCAGGTGTCGCACCGCCATTTCAAAAGTTACTAGTGGCCAATCGGAGCGAGATTGCCATACGGGTTTTTCGTTCGGCTCACGAATTAGGCATCCGTACAGTGGCGATTTATTCGCATGAGGATCGCTTTGCGTTGCATCGCTTCAAAGCGGACGAAGCTTATCGAGTCGGCAAAGCGGGGGAACCGATTCGTGCCTACCTGGACATTGCAGGGATCGTGGAGTTGGCACGGCATGTGGGGGCGGATGCCATCCATCCCGGTTATGGCTTTTTGTCGGAGAATGCGAATTTTGCCAAGGCCTGCGCTGAAGCGGGAATTACCTTCATTGGCCCGCGTCCGGAAGTGCTAGAGCAGTTAGGTGACAAGGTCATGGCACGGGCCATGGCACGCCAAGCTGGCGTCCCGGTTCTCTCTGGTAGCGATGCGCCGGTGGGCAGTCTCCACGAAGCCCGCACTCTGGCGGAAAAGCTCGGTTACCCCGTGATCATCAAGGCCGCCATGGGAGGAGGCGGTCGGGGCATGCGTGTGGTGCAGTCTCCAGAACAACTGGAGGATGCTCTCACGGCCGCTCAGCGAGAGGCGGGCAGCGCATTTGGCATCCCCGATGTTTTCCTGGAAAAATATGTCCGGCGAGCGCGCCACATCGAAGTCCAACTCCTCGGAGACCGGCATGGCGGCTTGGTCCACCTCTACGAACGCGATTGTTCTATCCAGCGGCGGCACCAAAAGGTGGTGGAGATCGCGCCGGCTCCGAAGCTACCCCATTCCGTGCGGCAAAGCATCCTGGACGCCGCCTTGGCCATTGGCCGGGCCTGCCGCATCGACAATGCAGCCACTGTCGAGTTCCTCTACGATGTCGATGCCCAGACATTTTACTTCATCGAGGTCAATCCGCGCATTCAAGTGGAACACACGGTGACGGAACAGATCACCGGCCTGGACATCGTGCGTTCCCAAATCCTCGTGGCGGCCGGCTACCGTCTGAGCGATCCCTGCCTGGGATTGGAACAGTCGCGGATCAGCACGCGGGGTTACGCCATTCAGTGCCGAGTGACGACGGAAGACCCGGCGAACAATTTTGTCCCGGATTACGGCCGGCTCAGCGCCTACCGCTCCACGGGCGGCCCCGGTGTGCGACTCGATGCCGGTACGGCCAATCCCGGTGCTGTGATCACGCCGTTTTACGATTCCTTGCTGGTCAAGGTGATCACCAGCGGCCTGAGCTATGAGGAAGCCGCCAACCGGATGGAGCGCTGCTTGCAGGAGTTTCGCGTACGCGGAGTCAAGACGAACATTCCCTTCCTCATTAACCTGGTGACGCACCCCCAGTTCCTCGCTGCGGAGATGACCACCCGCTTCCTGGATGAAACCCCGGAGTTGTTCCGCCTGCCGACGCGACGGGATCGCGCCACCAAGCTACTGTCTTACATTGCCGATGTTATCGTCAACGGTCATCCCGATGTGCCGGACCCTTCCGTTCTCCGCCGCGACCGCTGGGATCGGGCCTTGCAGTGGGCACACCCCTTGCCGGGCAAGCCCCGCCAGGTTCCGCCCGGCACCCGCGACAAACTGCGGGAATTGGGACCGGCCCGCTTCGCCCAATGGGTGCGGCAATCCCGACGGCTCTTTGTCACCGACACGACGATGCGGGATGCCCACCAATCGCTGCTGGCCACACGCATGCGGACCTTCGATATGCTGGCAGTGGCCGATCGCTACGCCCAGCACCACGCCGATCTTTTCTCCCTGGAAATGTGGGGCGGAGCCACCTTCGACACCGCCATGCGCTTCCTCAAGGAGTCGCCCTGGGACCGCCTCATCCGCTTGCGGGAACGCATCCCCAACATCCTCTTCCAGATGCTGCTGCGGGCCGCAAATGCTGTGGGATATTCCAACTATCCAGACAACGTCGTCGTGGAGTTCGTACGCTTGGCGGCTCAGGCAGGAATCGATGTCTTCCGAATTTTCGATGCCAACAACTGGCTGCCGAATCTGCAAGTGGCCATCGACGCCGTGCTCAACCAGACCGAAGCGCTTTGCGAAGCCGCCATCTGCTACACCGGGGACATCCTCAATCCTAAGCGGGACAAATACACCCTGAGATACTACGTGGACTTGGCGAAACAACTGGAAAGACTCGGCATCCATCTGTTGGCGATCAAGGACATGGCCGGGCTGCTCAAGCCTTATGCCGCCAAGAAGCTGTTCCGGGCCTTGCGGGAAGAAGTTGGCGTGCCGCTGCACTTCCACACCCATGACACCGCCGGAGGGCAGATCGCCGCTTATCTGGAAGCCGCCGAAGAGGGCGTCCACATCGTGGACTGCGCCTTCGCTCCCCTGGCAGGAGGAACATCCCAGCCGAGTCTCAACGCTCTGGTCGAAGCCCTGCGCTACACCGAGCGCGACACCGGGATCGACTTCGATTCCCTGCAAGAAACAGCCAACTACTGGGAGGCGGTCCGCAGTTACTACGCCCCCTTTGAGACCGGACAGTTGGGCAGTTCCGCCGAAGTTTATCTCCACGAGATGCCCGGCGGGCAGTACGCCAATCTCTATCAACAAGCGCAATCCCTGGGACTGACAGACCGCTGGCACGAAGTCGGCCGTCTCTACGCTGCCGTTAATCAGCTCTTCGGGGACATCATCAAAGTCACGCCCACCTCGAAAGTGGTCGGGGATATGACCCTCTTCATGTTGGCCAACAATCTCACCCCGGAGGATATCCTCGACCCGAAGCGGGAATTGTCGTTCCCCGAATCGGTCGTGGAGTTCTTTGAGGGGAAGCTCGGCCAGCCGCCGGGCGGCTTCCCCAAGGAGTTGCAGCAGCGGGTCCTCCGCGGACGCAAACCCCTGACGGACCGCCCCGGCGCCCTGCTCCCGCCGGTCAACTTCGCGCAGGTGCGCCAAGAGCTGGAGGAAAAACTCCGCCGACCGCCTTCCGAATACGAGGTGATCTCTTACGTCCTCTATCCCAAAGTCTTCCTGGATTATGCCCGCGCCACCGAGCGCTACTCCGATCTGAGCGTGCTGCCCACCCCAGTATTTTTTGGCGGACTGCAACCGGGCGAGGAGGTCAGCATCGACATCGAACCCGGCAAGACGCTCATCGTCAAATACATGACCACAGGGGATCCACAACCCGATGGCTATCGCTTCGTGTACTTCGAGTTGAACGGCCAGCCGCGGGAAGTGCTCGTCGAGGATCGTTCTCTTCAAGAGGGCAAGACCGCCCGGCGTCCCAAGGCCGATCCCCAGGACCCCAAGCAACTGGCCGCTCCCATGCCAGGCGCCGTGGTCCGCGTCGCCGTTGGAGTTGGAGAAGAAGTGTCCGCCGGGCAGAAACTCCTCACGCTTGAAGCCATGAAAATGGAAACCACTCTCTACGCGGAACGACCGGGACGGGTCGCGGAAGTCCTCGTCCGTCCCGGCATGCAGGTCGAGAGTGGCGATTTGCTGATCCGTTTTGAATGAAGGAATGCTCAGGGTCAATACCCTGCTCCCCCCAGCCATCATCCGGTGGCAAACTCTTTGCGTCGAGTCATAGCTCGAACGATTGCGGGCATTCCTTTGCTCTGGTTTGGGCTTTCCTTAGCTCCTTTGTTGGCATTCCTTGCTGTTCGTCATTATCTTGGATCCTTTTTTCCATCCTTGCGGATCATCGTTTGCGTGCCATGGCACCATTTCAGGCTGTGCGTCCTGCGCCCTTGATCGCATCCTGCGCTTGCGGGGATGGGGCTTGGAAGCACCCATCGCCGTCACATTCCAGGGCCTTCCTGGCATGTTAGCGTTGATGCGTCCGTGCCATTTTTGTGGCTAGCCATGTTTGCCACCGGGGTGATGACCGGGGTCCAACAGGGCTGGATGGACTCTTACGGACAACTTGCCGCCGAATGTTGCCGCTTGAGTCCAGGTGATCGCGCGACACCTTGCTGATATTATGAACAGATATGTTCACCCGTCAAGAGCCTTTTTCCATTTTTTTCCATTTTTATACTGGATTTATGGACACAATAGTCTGGATTGTCAAATCCAAAGTACAAGAGTTTGTCCGCTTGCGGAAGGCGGCCCCGAATCACTCAGGACGTGTAGCGGTACTCGCCCTGAGTAAGGCTTGACTCATGATGACATCATGTTGGCAGCAATAGGAAGTGAGACAGAAGCGGAGGGTGTTCCGGCGAGGCAAAACCCCCGCTCAGCCTGCCGGGAGCGTTCTTACAGGCTGCGGGAGTCCGGGCGCCAAGGGGGGAGGAATCAGTATTGCGGGATGATCACCCGTTCGCCGCCTTTCATGGCGCTTTCGTGGGCACAGATGCCGACGAGGGTCCAGTTGGCTGCGGTGGGAGCATCCGGGAAGGCGGGTTGCTCGCCGAGCACAGCCATGAGGAAGTTATGGGCCAAATGGGGATGGCTGCCGCCGTGTCCGCCGCCCTGGACGAAGCTCAGGTGGGTTGCATCGTGGATGGCCCCAGTGAACTTGCGGATCGGTTCGGGGAGCCGGCCGGCGTAATCGGGCACCTTGATTCGGCGGGGGATTTGCGGTTCAGGCAGGCCGCGCATGTGCAACACGGGTTCTTCCCCGTCAAGTTGCTGCCATTCAAAGCTCACATTGCTAGCCATGACATCGAAGCTTTCGCGGTATTGTCGGGCGACATCGTAGAGCGAGCGGGTGACCTCCGCGACGACGTCATGGTCTTTGATCTTGAAGGTGGCGGTTTCCACGGCGAAGGGGGAGTTGTACTTGGGAATGTACTCTTCGCGGATGCGTCCAGAACCGTGGCAGACGACGCTTTCGGCCAGGGCAATTTTTCCCTTAGCGGGATCGGAGAGAATGGCCAAGCAGGGGCTGACGCAGTGGGTGGCGTACCACATGGGGGGCAAGCCGGGCCAATAGCCGGGCCAGCCGTCCATATCTTGCTGGTGGCTGCCGCGCAGGAACTGGATGCGGCCCAGGACGCCTCGATCGTACAGCTCTTTGACGAACAGATACTCGCGGCTGTACACGACAGTTTCCATCATCATGTACACTTTGCCGGTTTGGCGTTGCAGCTCGACGATCTGGCGGATTTCCTCCTTACTGGTGGCCATGGGCACGGTGCAGGCAACATGCTTGCCGGCCTTGAGGGCCTTGATGGTCTGCGGGGCGTGATCGGGTATGGGGCTGTTGATGTGCACGGCATCGATGTTGGGGTCTTTGAGCAACTCGTCGTAGTCCGTATAAGCTTTGGGGACGCCGAACTGTTTTTGACAGCGTTCCAGCTCGACTTTATTCCGCCGGCAGATGGCATACATCTCGGCGTTCGGGTGAGCCTGATAGATCGGAATGAACTCCGCGCCGAAGCCCAAGCCGATGATGGCAACACGCACTTTCTTGTCGGTAGCCATGACCCCCTCCTTTCTCAATGCTAACGTTATGTCATCATAGTAGGACCACACCGGCGGTCTCAGCTCGGCTCTGGATCCAGCTTTGGTTTTGGAATCCAGGGATCCGAGCTATCCTGATCCGGGGTTGCTCACCATTGTCGCAAGGCAGCCGCCTTCCGTCGAGAGTGGGGCTAAGTCCTGCACTTGAGGCGCGCGGGTTGCCGGCCTGCCCTTACGCTTTCCCTCGCCGGGAAAGGTTCGGAGCGCAAGTCTCGCCACCGCAGAATCCGCACACGCTGCACAACCCTTCCCGTCCAAAGAGAGGGAAGGCGGGAGTTGCTCCGTTTGGGATGGACAGGCCAAGGGGAAGTGCCGATGGGAGGAAACGCACGCTTCCCTTGGCCTGCAAAGCAGGCGGGATGCCGAAGGGGGT
This Thermogemmata fonticola DNA region includes the following protein-coding sequences:
- a CDS encoding response regulator, with the protein product MKTVFTTGEAAKICKVSQQTIIRCFDSGQLKGFRVPGSKFRRIPREALYKFMKDHGIPTDALESGKRKVLLVDDEPDLVATISQALQEDGRFEVRIASNGFDAGMMVKEYHPDIIILDVMLPDINGREVCHRVRSDPNMEDVRIICISGMIEEDKVQELKLAGADDFLAKPFDIDVLIEKMCAQLGMESNMLV
- a CDS encoding sensor histidine kinase encodes the protein MAVGMAAANLPWLCPRTDNLIALADKPETLPQRAKLDPALALLLLRLAPSLSFPQNWTVAELASPRLPAWVLAYLQRPACGVLPWSSHAWQRLWQWACQAARQAAAAARQSRRVSPSQAYFAALLAPLGWYAVAAIDPLALGDVLHDPQAQHAPRTRQQATWGLDHAAIARRLALRWNLPPWLSEIVGKLHLPSSLASQFAENGEVPPLVPLVQWAWREVERADPAAAALGLTPETDTEVLTVTSSSADGPPFAPKALAEGAPRLSDPDDGKSSQSENPACLTAGSTADDPYQVPLLLPLLRQALGHRQQQGATVIARFENEVDQLHAALERAGRQAASQLQQAKLAALAEFAAGAAHEINNPLAIITAQVQNLLRKETDTQRREAFQVILKQSQRIADLLKDVMTFARPPRPQRSPVPLTELLLALRRELHEVLQTSQVRLEIQADDPALWLNIDIKQVLQGLGAVLRNAVEAAAAGGWVRLRVEATPAWLHILVEDSGPGLSPAAAEHAFDPFYSGREAGRGRGLGLPLAWRLLQQNEGNLRYEPLPETPGRFRISLPRCVDPPALLRQSA
- a CDS encoding ComF family protein; translation: MAWPGHRWLFHVTELITPNRCWVCLAGEAEGGPIRHGLCFSCWKEVASDPHHRCRRCAATIGAFTEGDQACPTCRAKDLHLDSTVRLGPYEGLLRDVILMMKTPMGEGLAEQMGHLLAEVKGEELRLKSLHLVTCVPMYWYRRWQRGHNQADRLARCLSQSLHLPYVPHLLRRRYGAAQEVQPSASARWQNVRQAFSLRAGANLKGQRILVVDDVMTTGATLSAIAQCLRRAGAEEVHAAILARA
- a CDS encoding DUF1573 domain-containing protein; the protein is MLRLLSSIVVTVGVITPVWAGGAADLFSERVKDFGASPRGVLLVHYFRFTNTTGQPLVLGTPRVSCGCVSVALSNQRVGPGETAAVIAYMDTRKIPTPNTIKSVTIYVPFLSPTVEEVTLRVQTIARDDLSITPDTIDFGTLPSGQGGRRTATITFQGDANWQITSVASTGGYVQAELSPPQRQGHRVSYTLTTILSKDCPPGNWICELILRTNHPGTPHLRLPVTVVVTPPVVVARPQTVTFERLSVGQTAEQRLTLEADRPFRILRVRGADEQVQVTLDADRQSQSHAISITVRPQGPQPLHRTLEFHTDNPKQPIIPVIVRAPNIAP
- a CDS encoding pyruvate carboxylase, translated to MRAGVAPPFQKLLVANRSEIAIRVFRSAHELGIRTVAIYSHEDRFALHRFKADEAYRVGKAGEPIRAYLDIAGIVELARHVGADAIHPGYGFLSENANFAKACAEAGITFIGPRPEVLEQLGDKVMARAMARQAGVPVLSGSDAPVGSLHEARTLAEKLGYPVIIKAAMGGGGRGMRVVQSPEQLEDALTAAQREAGSAFGIPDVFLEKYVRRARHIEVQLLGDRHGGLVHLYERDCSIQRRHQKVVEIAPAPKLPHSVRQSILDAALAIGRACRIDNAATVEFLYDVDAQTFYFIEVNPRIQVEHTVTEQITGLDIVRSQILVAAGYRLSDPCLGLEQSRISTRGYAIQCRVTTEDPANNFVPDYGRLSAYRSTGGPGVRLDAGTANPGAVITPFYDSLLVKVITSGLSYEEAANRMERCLQEFRVRGVKTNIPFLINLVTHPQFLAAEMTTRFLDETPELFRLPTRRDRATKLLSYIADVIVNGHPDVPDPSVLRRDRWDRALQWAHPLPGKPRQVPPGTRDKLRELGPARFAQWVRQSRRLFVTDTTMRDAHQSLLATRMRTFDMLAVADRYAQHHADLFSLEMWGGATFDTAMRFLKESPWDRLIRLRERIPNILFQMLLRAANAVGYSNYPDNVVVEFVRLAAQAGIDVFRIFDANNWLPNLQVAIDAVLNQTEALCEAAICYTGDILNPKRDKYTLRYYVDLAKQLERLGIHLLAIKDMAGLLKPYAAKKLFRALREEVGVPLHFHTHDTAGGQIAAYLEAAEEGVHIVDCAFAPLAGGTSQPSLNALVEALRYTERDTGIDFDSLQETANYWEAVRSYYAPFETGQLGSSAEVYLHEMPGGQYANLYQQAQSLGLTDRWHEVGRLYAAVNQLFGDIIKVTPTSKVVGDMTLFMLANNLTPEDILDPKRELSFPESVVEFFEGKLGQPPGGFPKELQQRVLRGRKPLTDRPGALLPPVNFAQVRQELEEKLRRPPSEYEVISYVLYPKVFLDYARATERYSDLSVLPTPVFFGGLQPGEEVSIDIEPGKTLIVKYMTTGDPQPDGYRFVYFELNGQPREVLVEDRSLQEGKTARRPKADPQDPKQLAAPMPGAVVRVAVGVGEEVSAGQKLLTLEAMKMETTLYAERPGRVAEVLVRPGMQVESGDLLIRFE
- a CDS encoding Gfo/Idh/MocA family protein, whose product is MATDKKVRVAIIGLGFGAEFIPIYQAHPNAEMYAICRRNKVELERCQKQFGVPKAYTDYDELLKDPNIDAVHINSPIPDHAPQTIKALKAGKHVACTVPMATSKEEIRQIVELQRQTGKVYMMMETVVYSREYLFVKELYDRGVLGRIQFLRGSHQQDMDGWPGYWPGLPPMWYATHCVSPCLAILSDPAKGKIALAESVVCHGSGRIREEYIPKYNSPFAVETATFKIKDHDVVAEVTRSLYDVARQYRESFDVMASNVSFEWQQLDGEEPVLHMRGLPEPQIPRRIKVPDYAGRLPEPIRKFTGAIHDATHLSFVQGGGHGGSHPHLAHNFLMAVLGEQPAFPDAPTAANWTLVGICAHESAMKGGERVIIPQY